In Mastigocladopsis repens PCC 10914, a single window of DNA contains:
- a CDS encoding DNA phosphorothioation-associated putative methyltransferase: MSLESYVEIERHRAAIVRTDLSRPVRLAIEWVIINKDTTFFDYGCGHGGDVQRVANLGYSSAGWDPYYYPDVPPIRADVVNLGFVLNVIEDPEERRHALCQAWELTRKVLIVAAQVLINAPSKAQLAYGDGIVTSRNTFQKYYEQEELKKYIDEALNVDAVPVALGIYFVFRDEAEKEGFKAIRFFSRTSTPRVRIPTKRFEDYKEKLEPLMEFFTKRGRLPVKGELETEQELLSEFGNFRRAFAVILQATDEAEWDAIAYRRSLDIQVYLALTHFDQRPAWQKLSPEMRHDIKAFFGSYEEVCQVADTKLFSLGKPEVVKRACEKSKIGKHTRSALYVHVCALQELDPLLRIYEGCASRTIGRVDGATLIKFCTDEPRISYLFYPEFDTDPHPALKASITIDLKTLYITHRDYEQRANPPILHRKETFVTSDYPLYEEFAQLTQQEQELGLLKYKSDIGTREGWAKCLAEHGVEIRGHQIHYF, from the coding sequence ATGTCGTTAGAGAGCTACGTAGAAATAGAACGCCATAGAGCCGCGATCGTTCGCACTGACTTATCAAGACCTGTGCGATTGGCAATAGAATGGGTAATTATAAATAAAGATACCACGTTTTTTGACTACGGATGCGGACATGGCGGCGATGTGCAGCGAGTGGCAAACTTGGGCTACAGCAGTGCAGGTTGGGACCCATACTACTACCCCGATGTTCCGCCCATTCGGGCTGATGTCGTCAACTTGGGCTTTGTCCTGAACGTGATTGAAGACCCGGAGGAACGCCGCCACGCTCTTTGCCAAGCATGGGAACTCACCCGCAAGGTCTTAATTGTTGCGGCACAAGTGCTGATAAATGCTCCTAGCAAGGCTCAACTCGCTTACGGCGATGGCATCGTCACTAGCCGTAATACCTTTCAGAAATATTACGAACAAGAAGAACTGAAAAAATACATTGATGAAGCCCTAAATGTAGATGCGGTACCAGTGGCGCTGGGTATCTATTTTGTTTTTCGAGATGAAGCCGAAAAAGAAGGATTTAAAGCGATACGCTTTTTCTCCAGAACCTCAACGCCAAGAGTACGCATTCCTACGAAACGGTTTGAGGACTACAAAGAGAAGCTGGAACCACTGATGGAATTTTTTACCAAGCGTGGGAGGCTTCCGGTAAAAGGCGAATTGGAAACCGAACAGGAATTACTCAGCGAATTTGGCAACTTCCGCCGTGCTTTTGCTGTGATTTTGCAAGCTACAGATGAAGCAGAATGGGATGCGATCGCCTACCGTCGTTCTCTTGATATCCAAGTTTATCTTGCCCTCACCCACTTCGATCAGCGCCCTGCATGGCAAAAACTCTCACCAGAAATGCGCCACGACATCAAAGCCTTTTTTGGTAGCTACGAGGAAGTTTGCCAAGTTGCTGATACCAAGCTTTTCAGTTTAGGGAAACCGGAAGTCGTTAAAAGAGCTTGTGAAAAAAGTAAAATTGGCAAACACACTCGTAGCGCCCTTTATGTTCATGTTTGCGCCCTTCAAGAACTCGATCCCTTGCTGCGAATTTACGAAGGCTGTGCTAGCCGCACCATTGGGCGTGTCGATGGCGCAACATTGATCAAGTTTTGTACAGATGAACCGCGAATCTCCTACCTGTTCTACCCCGAATTCGACACTGATCCCCATCCAGCATTGAAGGCAAGTATCACGATTGACTTAAAAACTTTGTACATAACTCACCGAGACTATGAACAAAGGGCAAATCCGCCAATTCTCCATCGTAAAGAAACATTTGTAACAAGCGACTACCCACTCTACGAGGAATTCGCTCAACTTACCCAACAAGAACAGGAATTAGGACTACTCAAGTACAAAAGCGATATCGGAACTCGTGAAGGTTGGGCAAAATGTCTCGCAGAACACGGAGTAGAAATCAGAGGTCATCAAATTCATTACTTTTAA
- the dndE gene encoding DNA sulfur modification protein DndE has product MEPPIDRIKLSQTAKDQLLKLRRNTKIDQWNILCRWAFCRSLAEPTPPSPVPIPQDSNVEMTWRVFGGEISDILLLALKQRCYNDGFGTDKETLATQFRLHLHRGIGYLAGDPNIKKIEDLIELATNKI; this is encoded by the coding sequence ATGGAACCACCAATCGACCGTATAAAACTCTCCCAAACAGCCAAAGACCAACTCCTCAAACTCAGACGCAACACCAAAATCGATCAATGGAACATCCTATGCCGTTGGGCATTTTGTCGTTCCCTAGCCGAACCAACCCCACCCTCACCCGTGCCAATTCCTCAAGATAGCAACGTCGAGATGACATGGCGCGTTTTTGGCGGTGAAATATCCGATATTTTGCTACTCGCCCTCAAGCAACGCTGCTACAACGACGGCTTCGGAACTGACAAAGAAACCCTCGCCACGCAATTTCGCCTCCACTTGCATCGCGGTATTGGTTATTTAGCAGGCGATCCAAATATCAAGAAGATTGAAGATTTGATAGAACTGGCGACGAACAAGATATAA